From a single Endozoicomonas euniceicola genomic region:
- a CDS encoding isoamylase early set domain-containing protein, translating into MLKKKFFKTKKEAEVTFEFSRDDIKSVALAGEFNEWSPLTMKYVKKDKVFRTRVRLPKDSSFRFKYLLDNETWENDYQADAYVPNQFGTEDSVVDTKKSV; encoded by the coding sequence ATGCTAAAGAAGAAATTTTTTAAAACGAAAAAAGAAGCAGAAGTTACTTTTGAGTTTTCCAGAGACGACATTAAATCCGTAGCACTCGCCGGAGAGTTCAATGAGTGGAGCCCGCTAACAATGAAGTACGTTAAAAAGGACAAGGTTTTTCGTACAAGAGTCCGTCTGCCAAAAGATTCCTCATTCCGTTTCAAATACCTGCTGGATAATGAAACCTGGGAAAATGATTATCAGGCCGACGCTTATGTACCTAACCAGTTCGGTACCGAAGACAGCGTGGTTGATACCAAAAAAAGCGTTTGA
- the tnpA gene encoding IS200/IS605 family transposase, which produces MSAHNKDLLKGYLRKRHSVTKLVVHLVFTTKYRRKLFDGYMIKQLRESFESACEKLECQLLEMDGEKDHVHLLVAYPPKLAISVMVNNLKSTSSRRLRMLNTHLTAQSKAGLMWSRSYFACSAGGATIETLKDYVNSQSTPD; this is translated from the coding sequence GTGAGCGCACACAATAAAGATTTGCTTAAAGGGTATCTTCGCAAACGACATAGCGTTACCAAGCTGGTTGTTCATTTGGTGTTCACGACAAAGTACAGACGAAAGCTTTTTGATGGCTATATGATCAAGCAGTTACGGGAGTCGTTCGAGAGTGCATGTGAAAAACTGGAATGCCAGTTACTTGAAATGGATGGCGAAAAAGATCACGTACACCTGTTGGTGGCCTACCCACCAAAACTGGCTATCAGTGTCATGGTAAATAATCTCAAATCAACATCATCAAGACGGTTGCGAATGCTGAATACCCACCTTACTGCTCAGAGCAAAGCAGGCTTAATGTGGTCAAGGTCTTACTTTGCTTGCAGTGCTGGCGGTGCAACTATCGAGACTCTGAAGGACTACGTTAATAGCCAGAGTACACCAGATTGA
- a CDS encoding RNA-guided endonuclease InsQ/TnpB family protein, which yields MLRATKVRIYPTSEQAEFLDRQFDAVRFVWNKALAIKVHYYKVRGQSLSPKKHLKPLLAKAKKSRKYSWLKNADSIALQQATINLDTAFQNFFNPKLQARFPRFKKKHGKQSSYHCTSVSVGDNWIKIPKCKPIRAKVHREIVGKVKSVTLSRTLTGKYFASILADDTQEQPKQIDNLEANQVVGVDMGITDLAITSTGHKTGNPRFLKKAQRNLKRKQQALSRCKKGSKGRHKARLLVAKAHERVAFARNDFQHKLSKQLIDENQAVIVETLKVKNMLKNKRLARSIADAGWHSLITKLEYKAKQEGKHLVKIDQWFASSKTCSVCDLKQEKMPLRIRSWECSCGAIHDRDINAARNIKKQGILKLKAEGLSVSADGGLRKSGRLSVAA from the coding sequence ATGCTGAGAGCCACCAAAGTACGAATCTATCCAACATCAGAGCAGGCGGAATTTCTCGACCGTCAGTTTGATGCTGTGCGGTTCGTATGGAACAAGGCCCTGGCTATTAAGGTTCATTATTACAAGGTTCGTGGGCAGAGCCTTTCTCCCAAAAAACACCTGAAGCCCTTGCTGGCAAAAGCCAAGAAAAGCCGAAAGTACTCATGGCTGAAAAACGCTGACTCTATTGCACTGCAACAGGCCACTATCAATCTGGATACGGCCTTTCAAAACTTTTTCAATCCCAAATTGCAGGCAAGATTTCCTCGCTTCAAGAAAAAGCATGGCAAGCAAAGTAGCTACCATTGTACGTCTGTCTCTGTGGGCGATAACTGGATAAAAATCCCCAAGTGCAAGCCCATAAGGGCTAAAGTGCATCGTGAAATAGTGGGTAAGGTGAAGTCTGTCACCCTGAGCAGAACGCTAACCGGCAAGTATTTTGCCTCCATATTGGCTGATGATACCCAGGAACAACCAAAACAGATTGATAATCTTGAAGCTAATCAGGTTGTCGGTGTTGATATGGGGATTACTGATCTGGCTATCACCAGTACCGGCCATAAGACTGGCAACCCTCGCTTTCTGAAAAAAGCACAACGTAACCTGAAAAGAAAACAACAGGCTCTATCTCGCTGCAAGAAAGGCTCAAAAGGTAGGCACAAAGCCCGTTTATTGGTGGCAAAGGCGCATGAGCGTGTAGCCTTTGCCCGTAATGATTTTCAGCATAAGCTATCAAAACAACTCATCGACGAAAACCAAGCGGTGATTGTGGAGACACTGAAAGTTAAAAACATGCTCAAGAACAAGCGTCTTGCTCGTTCTATTGCTGATGCTGGCTGGCATTCACTGATAACCAAACTCGAATACAAGGCAAAGCAGGAAGGTAAACATCTGGTGAAGATAGACCAGTGGTTTGCATCCTCTAAAACTTGCTCAGTCTGCGATTTGAAACAGGAAAAAATGCCATTGAGAATCCGATCATGGGAGTGTAGCTGTGGTGCTATCCATGACCGGGATATTAATGCAGCTCGCAATATCAAGAAGCAAGGCATATTGAAATTAAAGGCGGAAGGACTGTCCGTTTCTGCTGATGGAGGCTTGCGTAAATCCGGCAGACTGTCGGTTGCTGCCTAA
- a CDS encoding TSUP family transporter, with product MEFVLSLDWALLLFLVGLMAGFVDSIAGGGGLITVPALLAVGLTPAQALATNKLQSSGGAFSASYYFVRKGMVKLSDLKLAIALTFLGSALGTTLVQMMDASVLEQLIPFLMIGIAGYFLFSPSVGKNDSHQRLTMNLFAMTAGLGIGFYDGFFGPGTGSFFAIAFVSLMGFSLTRATAHTKVLNCTSNIASLLFFILGGAVVWKVGLVMITGQLIGARLGSKVVMSRGQKIIRPMIVIISLIMTGKLLWNNYGHLVLS from the coding sequence TTGGAATTTGTATTGAGTCTGGACTGGGCGCTGTTGTTGTTTCTGGTGGGATTGATGGCAGGGTTTGTCGATTCCATTGCCGGAGGGGGGGGCTTGATTACCGTACCCGCCCTGTTAGCGGTGGGATTAACTCCGGCTCAGGCACTGGCTACCAATAAATTGCAAAGCAGTGGTGGCGCCTTTTCTGCCAGCTACTATTTTGTTCGCAAAGGCATGGTGAAACTGAGTGACCTGAAACTGGCTATTGCTTTAACCTTCCTGGGTAGTGCGTTGGGAACAACGCTGGTACAAATGATGGATGCCAGCGTGCTGGAACAACTTATTCCCTTCCTGATGATCGGCATTGCCGGTTACTTCCTGTTTTCCCCCAGTGTTGGCAAGAATGACAGTCACCAGCGTCTTACCATGAATCTGTTTGCCATGACTGCCGGGTTGGGCATTGGCTTTTACGACGGTTTCTTTGGTCCGGGAACGGGTTCGTTCTTTGCCATTGCCTTTGTCAGCCTGATGGGTTTCTCCCTGACCAGGGCGACAGCCCATACCAAAGTGTTAAACTGCACCAGCAATATCGCCTCGCTGCTGTTTTTTATATTGGGCGGAGCGGTGGTCTGGAAAGTGGGGCTGGTAATGATTACCGGTCAGCTGATTGGTGCCAGGCTGGGTTCTAAAGTTGTCATGAGTCGTGGTCAGAAGATCATTCGACCAATGATTGTGATAATCTCCCTGATAATGACTGGAAAACTGCTGTGGAATAACTATGGTCACCTGGTGCTTTCCTGA
- the cls gene encoding cardiolipin synthase — MDSSWYSILFGGVYLALIMAFALNIIMHRRSVGVSLAWLVLVFALPVAGFVCYLLFGPRRLGTKRIKRLEKLHPDYEQWSDHLTAVISGTSVRQDAAQQHSGIYTLSEQALGIPVMPSSNLQLFHETDAIIDGILQDIERAKKSIALEFYIWDATGRGRELAEALVRAARRGVDCVVVLDGVGSRRFLRHYWGRRFRLEGISVTESLPVGLLRMLVERIDIRNHRKILAVDDDIAWTGSFNLVDPKYFKTDANVGRWVDAMVRMEGVAAHVMSTVVHWDRTLETGEPFSVLQSTYEMPRNQLSDNRAPVHIMPSGPDGKRESIHQVLLTAIYESKEELLISTPYFVPDEALLTALRSAAMRGVDVQLLVPEKNDSRMVHYASRSYYEELLNAGVSIQQFKGGLLHTKCVLVDRSTILFGTVNLDMRSVWLNFEVTLIIYDRAFSQTMALLLESYIALSEPVEPSSWVNRPFRRKLLENTMQLISPLL, encoded by the coding sequence ATGGACAGTTCCTGGTACAGCATCCTGTTTGGGGGCGTTTATCTTGCCCTGATTATGGCGTTTGCACTGAACATCATTATGCACCGTCGCTCTGTTGGGGTATCCCTGGCGTGGCTGGTACTGGTGTTTGCCTTACCGGTTGCCGGGTTTGTCTGTTATCTGCTGTTTGGCCCCCGTCGCCTGGGCACCAAACGTATCAAACGGCTGGAAAAACTGCATCCGGATTATGAGCAGTGGTCTGATCACCTGACTGCGGTTATCTCTGGCACGTCGGTCAGGCAAGACGCCGCTCAACAGCACTCTGGTATCTATACCCTTTCCGAGCAGGCGCTGGGTATTCCGGTTATGCCCAGCAGCAATCTGCAACTCTTTCACGAAACCGATGCCATTATTGATGGCATTCTTCAGGATATTGAACGCGCGAAAAAAAGCATTGCCCTGGAGTTTTATATCTGGGACGCCACCGGACGTGGCAGAGAGCTGGCAGAAGCCCTGGTCAGGGCAGCCAGACGGGGCGTTGATTGTGTGGTGGTGCTGGATGGAGTGGGCAGTCGTCGTTTTTTGAGGCACTACTGGGGCAGGCGCTTTCGCCTGGAAGGGATCAGTGTGACCGAGTCACTGCCGGTGGGCTTGCTGCGTATGCTGGTGGAGCGCATCGACATTCGCAACCATCGCAAGATACTGGCCGTGGATGATGATATTGCCTGGACCGGCAGTTTTAACCTGGTGGACCCGAAATACTTTAAAACCGACGCCAACGTCGGACGCTGGGTCGATGCCATGGTGCGCATGGAAGGTGTTGCGGCTCATGTAATGTCTACTGTCGTGCATTGGGACCGAACCCTGGAAACCGGTGAGCCATTCTCTGTTTTACAGTCAACTTATGAGATGCCCCGCAATCAGTTGAGCGACAACCGGGCGCCTGTGCATATCATGCCCTCGGGGCCTGACGGGAAACGGGAATCCATTCATCAGGTGTTGCTGACAGCGATTTATGAGAGTAAAGAAGAACTGCTGATTTCCACACCTTATTTTGTACCGGATGAAGCCCTGTTAACGGCTCTGCGTTCTGCCGCTATGCGCGGTGTCGATGTGCAGCTGCTGGTGCCGGAAAAAAACGACTCCCGTATGGTTCACTATGCCAGTCGTTCCTATTATGAAGAGCTGCTGAATGCGGGCGTCAGCATTCAGCAGTTTAAAGGGGGGCTTCTGCATACCAAGTGCGTACTGGTGGATCGCTCTACCATTCTGTTTGGTACGGTAAACCTTGATATGCGCAGTGTCTGGTTGAATTTCGAAGTCACCCTGATCATTTACGACCGGGCTTTCAGCCAGACCATGGCGCTGCTGCTGGAAAGCTACATTGCATTGTCAGAACCTGTTGAGCCATCCAGCTGGGTTAACCGGCCTTTCCGGAGAAAGCTTCTGGAAAATACCATGCAGCTGATTAGTCCATTGCTATGA
- a CDS encoding Gfo/Idh/MocA family protein, translated as MIRFAVIGTNWISHAFCQAAHTTRLLKLTAVYSRTLDTARSFAEQYAVTDCYDNLEAMADNPDIDAVYIASPNSLHASQAELFLKQGKHVAGEKPLASNIDEVRHLIEIALANNVVLMEAMKTRYLPNLQISRETLPSLGKIRRAHFSFCQYSSRYQKYLDGETPNTFNPEFSNGSLMDIGIYPLTAAIELFGKPEQVSASGSLLESGVDAHGSLTLKYEGFEVLVSHSKVSDGLTPSDIQGEAGALLIEQISDCRTVTRIIRGEAPEKLGITQPENTLEYEAKAFAELIQNRQYQHPGLVATQIISEIMTDARKMIGVVYPADRSS; from the coding sequence ATGATTCGTTTTGCTGTTATCGGTACCAACTGGATCAGCCACGCCTTTTGCCAGGCAGCTCACACGACCAGGCTTCTCAAGCTGACTGCCGTTTATTCCCGCACACTGGACACTGCTCGTTCCTTCGCTGAGCAATATGCGGTGACTGACTGCTATGACAATCTTGAAGCAATGGCTGATAACCCGGATATTGATGCTGTTTATATTGCCAGCCCAAACTCGCTGCACGCTTCCCAGGCAGAGCTTTTTCTAAAACAGGGCAAGCATGTTGCTGGTGAAAAGCCTCTGGCATCCAATATTGACGAAGTAAGGCATTTGATCGAAATTGCCCTGGCAAACAACGTCGTATTAATGGAAGCCATGAAAACCCGCTATCTGCCAAACCTGCAAATAAGCCGGGAGACTCTGCCTTCACTGGGAAAAATTCGGCGAGCGCATTTCAGTTTTTGCCAATACTCTTCCCGCTACCAGAAATATCTGGATGGCGAGACCCCGAATACCTTTAACCCTGAGTTCTCAAACGGTTCTCTGATGGATATTGGTATCTACCCGCTGACCGCAGCCATTGAACTGTTCGGTAAGCCTGAGCAGGTTTCAGCCAGTGGCAGTCTGTTAGAGTCCGGAGTAGACGCCCATGGCTCCCTGACATTGAAGTATGAAGGCTTTGAAGTGCTGGTCAGCCATTCAAAAGTCAGCGATGGACTGACACCCAGTGATATTCAGGGAGAAGCCGGAGCGCTGCTGATTGAGCAAATTTCCGACTGCCGCACAGTGACACGCATTATCAGAGGGGAAGCACCTGAGAAGCTGGGCATTACACAGCCTGAAAACACTCTGGAGTATGAAGCAAAGGCCTTTGCAGAACTGATCCAAAACAGGCAGTATCAGCACCCCGGTCTTGTGGCCACTCAAATCATCAGCGAAATCATGACCGACGCCAGAAAAATGATTGGCGTCGTATACCCTGCCGACAGATCATCATAG